Proteins encoded together in one Impatiens glandulifera chromosome 1, dImpGla2.1, whole genome shotgun sequence window:
- the LOC124922080 gene encoding GATA transcription factor 17-like, whose protein sequence is MDNTTTMIVDGDLSDGSCAKTCVDCGTWKTPLWRGGPAGPKSLCNACGIRSRKKRRAILGLNKGSSEKNEMKKRSKCSDDSLKKRRNLLALGTQVSWKRSRSSTAAATATATAAAAVEKYPVMKLGEVEQAAVLLMALSCGSVYF, encoded by the exons ATGGATAATACGACGACGATGATTGTCGATGGAGATTTGTCCGATGGAAGCTGTGCTAAGACGTGTGTTGATTGCGGTACTTGGAAAACGCCGCTCTGGAGAGGCGGACCAGCCGGTCCTAAG TCATTGTGTAATGCATGTGGAATTAGGAgtaggaagaagagaagagcTATTCTAGGTCTAAATAAAGGTTCATCAGAGAAGAATGAGATGAAGAAACGTAGTAAATGTTCAGATGATTCgttgaagaagaggagaaaTCTCTTGGCGCTTGGTACTCAAGTGTCATGGAAGAGATCGAGATCGTCGACGGCGGCTGCGACGGCAACGGcgacggcggcggcggcggtggaGAAGTATCCGGTGATGAAACTTGGAGAAGTAGAGCAAGCGGCCGTACTGTTAATGGCGTTGTCTTGTGGATctgtttatttttga